tcaaaaaaattaagcatacttttaaaaatatatgtaatttgtattagtttaaattctaaaatatttcaacTCATTTTTCCTTCTTTTGCTTTATTCCTTTAAACTGCTGAAGACAGCTCTTTTAAAAACCACaaccataaatatattttactaaaaGATAAGTACTCTTGACTTCACATTTCTGCACTTTCACTTCTGCTATAGCTTCTGATTAACTTATCTTTGCATTACTGAAAAGGGCGTTTTTCTTCCAAGAATTCGAGGGAGAAGTCAGTGTCTACTCAGAAAACAGATgagaaaaaaacactaaaaggAAACAATGCAAATATTAGGCCTATACttgttacaaataaataaacatgacatcTGATGTGTTGCAAACGTACCACTGTGTTACATATACAAATATAGTCTCAAATACAGCAACTCCATTGGCTGATGAATGTGTTGTTGCATTAAGGCGGAAAAACAGAGCGTATTGACATGCTCAAATTTCACACGTTCTGTTTAAAGACTTTTGGCCCCTGTTCCTGCAGTGCTTACCGAGCTTTGATGACTGATGATCTGAGAGAGAGTTGACTCGTAAAAGAAAAGCTGAACATCAGTTAAGAAATGAAATGcaccttatattttatattatttaatattctttaataattattttgaaataaatgcaaaaatgcttaaaaagcaaaaactgGATGAGAAATATACGTACATTACTTCGTTACAATAAATAGAACAATAATTGCattgttattataaaaataaaaaatagagtTATATTGGCTGTTGTGATTGTTTTCTTGATAGTGTaagtaatgtttgtttatttaatctgAAAATGTGTTAATATTGAGTATAACTGGAACatgaaattatgtaaaaaattatttaaaaagcatatttaattttcatttaattttattttttaaatcttggtGCTGATAGAATTGAGCATTTGGGATTCTGAATAATTTAAAGCAGGAGTGTCAAACttagttcctggagggccagaaCCCTGCAGAGTTTGGTTGcaaattaaacacacctgatccagctaatcaagtcaggtttatttgaaaactgcatggtttgtgtgttggagcaggatTGAAACTAAGCTCTGCAgggtttgacacccctggtttAAAACCTGGCATATTCTGGTCGTGAGACTTCGTGTTACAAGTCTCTGGCAGATCAAACTCACGGAGAGCAGGGAATGCAAAAGAACAGTCTAATAGTTGAAAAGAAATCTCAGAAACAGGCAGGAAAACCCAGGAATCATACAAGCAAACGTGTAACATAGACAATAACTGGCAAATGACCTGGGGTGAACTCAGGACTTAAGAACACAGGGACTAATGGGATAATTAATGACACAACAGGTGGAAACAATGAACTCATCAAGACACGGGCAACACTAGGTCACAACAGAAACTCAAAACACAGACATGTACCACTTCAACAAGACCCCCATACAATCAGATGACACCAAAGTCACTTTATTcttctgaaaaaacaaaacaaaaacaaaaaaaactattaagaTATTCTCCACAGCCAAAGAACAACCAAAGCATTGATGTTTTTGGTCATGTATTAAACTCAGATGTACGtcacaatatggaagaaaagatctgtcaATTACCTAGAATACATCCTcattaatgtaaattattattatgtccATTATTACCCCCATTCAGTTAATTGTCATCAAAAATAAAGGTCCAGTTAGACCTGCTTAGGGTGGTCTTTCGGTGGTCACAGATTCCTCTTGTTGGATTTTGTAGCTGCTAACATAGTTGTGTAATTCCGTACATGTGGCTGTGTCTGAGGAGAGTTTCAGACTGGAAGTTTATATCCTTATTAAAAGCCAGAGTCAAATGAAATCACTTCCCGTGTAAATTTAGCAATATTAGGCTAAAAGTAGTCATCATTCTTAAGATCACAACTCATCAGTGAAAATGTACGGCAAGACACAGGAGCAAAACATGGAATTTGAGGCCTTTTATGAAAGTGATGAAGACACTACTGGACCTCGAACACTGAGTTACATCCAGGCTAAAGGAAAAGCTATACAGTGCAGTAAGTAGAAAGTTTCATTTGAAGCAGAAACAGTTTTAGTAATGTTTGAGGAAATGAGAACTGTTAAATGTTCAATTTCAGTCACCGTTTTCTCAACAATAAGTTTCtacatttgtattaaatatattaacacaaaataattacattaaaatattaaatatattaaaacaaaataatatttctgtctATTTTTTGGTCAACTGAAATTTTCCGATAACACAATTATGCTGATATATCAAAGTATCTCAATCACTGtgattataaaataatgtaaaaaggCATGTCTGTTATCTAAAGACAAGGGTAGATTATCTAAAAAGCCTGAAGTGAAACATAATTTCTAATAATGCAAAGTGTATTAActgatatttgtgttttatgtcCTGTTTGTCAGGAGGAAGTAGATGTTTGGTGTTGATCGCAGTGGGTCTCGGGCTCAtttgtgttcttctgctggTCTTCATCATACTGCAGAACATCACCATCACAGCAGAGAGAGACCTGATAAACAGTCACAAGAACACAGTTGAAGAGTTCAATCAAACCATCAACAGCTTACAAGACAATTACACTGATCTAATGACTGAAAAACACCAACTGCAGAACAACAAGCTGGAGCTGGAGACCAGAGTCAATGATCTCACTGCTGAGAAAAGCCAGTTACAGAGAGATTTTGACTCTCTGGGTCAGAGGAATCTGGATTTTGAACGCAAAGTCACGACTCTGAGTGATGAACTGAAGAAGAATGTTTCTAAAGGAGGTTGGTATAAATCTGTTTTTGTATGAGTATCCACcccacccccccaccccccccaccaccaccaccaccaaagTTTTCGTTATCCTTTTATGTATagagttttaaaaaaagtgtgTCTCTATTAGGAAATCAGTGTAGTCTAGATGGCTTGTTCGTTTCCAAAAAGGCGATGAGCTGGTCTGACAGCAGGAAGTACTGCAGGGATCGTGGTGGTGATTTGGTCATTATCAACACTGAAGAGAAGCAGGTGAGTTTATGTGAGTGAGTTTATGTCTGTTAATGAATGAGAGAATCACACTTAATGTAttcctgtttttattcacacacAGAGGCTCATGTCGTCACTAGTCAGACTCAGTGAGAGAGCGTGGATTGGTTTGTCTGACAGAGAGAACGAGGGCAATTTGACATGGGTGGATaattcaacactgaaacaaggGTAAGAGCTAAAACACTCACAGAAAACCACTGCTGATTTATTTCAGTCTTTTGTATTCTCATTATAAAAATAAGACCATCACAACCTTCAGAAAACAACTAAAGACATCTTTTCTAAAACAGCCAcaattgtaaaattgtaaaatttgtaaaataaaataaattgtattggaaaacctattttctctgttttagttttctgcattttcattTCTGTACTACTTTAACTTACTCGTGAAACTTGCTTTTGTTGTGCTATGAATAATGTTGGctattttataatgaattatttgtgacttttccatttgttaaatacacattatatatgtttatttcagTATCTGCTTATTTCCTGGATCCTAAATGAGAAAACCTTGGGGATGTAATAACTGAAAATATGGGATtctgaataatttaaaatttgatcCATGTTCAGGTTTTGGTTTGAAGGTGAGCCGAATGACGAACATGGAAATGAGGACTGTGTTGAAATTATGGTTTTTTCTTCCACCCTGAACAACTGGAATGATCTCCCATGTTCAGAGAAGAGAAAAGGGATttgtgagaaataagattcatctcgtcttgttttgttttgcttataTTATCTCATGGAATTATTCTTATTGTGATTGCAaaatttctgcaaaatgtaCAACATTTCCAGCTGATGATCACTATTCTCTTAgctataataaacaaataaaatatcctGTTTCTTATTATGTGAATTATGGTTATGGAACACTAAACCTctgatttgttcatgttttgcTCCATCACAAGCAGCTCTATATTAATATGATCTTATTCTACTGTTATCATGAGTCTCGTTTGTCCGACTGAAGTGTTGAGGTGACAGTCCCAGTAAACTACAGTGTTCAGATTGCTGTAACTTACCATATTATTCTGATATTGAGTGTTCATAAAACTGCTTTTGAGTTAATTTGCTTTCTCTTTGAATAAAATTGTAAACTACCATAGTAAACtgcttttttatttgcattgctCTATGGCTCTATGGAGAGGTTTCCTCCAGTCCAGCAGGGCGAAGTGATGCTAAAGTGTTTTTCTACCAAATAAGATATTTACATGTTTCAATCTTCTGCAGTATATTcaacaataatttaattatatatataatagctCTATAGCTCTATATTAATATGATCTTATTCTACTGTTATCACGAGTCTCGTTTGTTGCTCTGAAGTGTTGAGAACACAATCACAGTAAactacccagtcaacaatttgatctcacagtgatctcaccctgatctcacaggatactcgtgatgaggtcacaatgtgaggtaacagtgagctaaaagtgtaacctcacagcgtcctcactgtgtgctcatactaaagtgaggtcaaagtgcactcactgcacagatactaggtacccagcatgcattgcaacatgaaacttttgattgtcaccattgttgagattcatacactgattcttgatgtctctctttgtttttaaatgagaggatagttaatgtttgtgttttatgcGTTTATCCTTCATAACTGATGAGACTGCTGGgtcctatactgtataatcacagagcttttatatttagaaactattgattaataaaacctcaccaagactgcatattgagtctaggtgatgactgtgttatcatcaataacaaaccagTATCaactggttgcagtctctttttggtttttcttgccataacaaatgtgctttacaaacacagttacagcagcccccaaaaatatataacattataaagtcaagggtcaagagcccaactaaagcaaacactactcaccatgATGGTAACGTATGTTTCACTTgtatcttataacagaaatctgttagctgggcgtgcactcatgagctgatcatgtgacaccactgtgatatctctgtgatagtgttgagaaacaggaagtagaatgtcccccagcgactgatatttgatctgcctcctctcaacctgctcaacattttgagttcacaatgagctcatatattactcacactgtgaggatcaccgtatgagaatggtgtgatgtcactgtgatcatcgcgtgacctcacgtgttgactgggtgacctgctcatgtctttattgatgcttcattgcagttgcctttaaaacaaatacaaaaaaaaaaaaatgcagtaaatcttaaattccattaaaaactataacaaactaattctaaaactagaaaggcagctagccatgaaactagtttaacttagctaacatacgattttattttctcaggctactggccaacattaactaacacctgaactaaatttcacattagttaatctgcttgttaaaaacaattttaattcggtaacttaattcaataagctgacaaaagtcgtttgaaacgacagcgcagttttaccatggtaaagttctgtaaccgccatgttgacgagtaAGGGCTTTCACACAGGACGCGGAATGCGCTGCGCTGCGCTATGAAACCCATTCATTTCAATGGCTTGCGCGGCGCGAAGGCGGTCAGTTGCTGCGCCGACCAAAGCGCACGCGCACCGGAGCACACCAGCGGCGAGCTTGCGCGCGGGCCGCGGTCAAAGTTAAAAATAGTTCAACTTTTGCCGCTGCGCTCTGTGACGTTTCCCCGCGCAGCCAATACAAACGGGGCATCCAAACAAGCGCCAAACTCAAAATGGATGAACAGTTGATTCTCTGTGTGTCTGAATTTCCAGAGCTATACGATACAAGTTTGCGGTCGTATAGGGACATCGGGAGAAAAGCTGTGTCATGGAGACACATCTCTATTCAAGTTGGCATGTCAGGTGTGTTTAAAGTTAGCACGGGACAGATACATGTTTTGCTGCTGACCGAAAGGTGGAACAACAATCCAATGACTAGACGTATAGAACTCCCGCTAAAAAATTTTGAAAACTCCGCCTACTTCGCTCTGGCGAGCATAGCGCAAATCGCCTTGTATCTGAAGGGCTGCGCTGAACCCAAATGTTAATGTtaggtaaactggtgtgcaaaaatcttacacgaacatacatatatttttaccttgcttgctggtcttattctctcttaaggtgcatcgacacacagcgtagATGTTCTCCAGAGCTCTCCCACACTCGTGGgttccgtgtcttcctcggacgcgagTGGCGTGGCGCGCGGCGCAACTCGACAACAGACAACAATataaaacccattatatatactatctatagtggatgcggacagtaatgtgatgccctggtatatttctgacgtgcagatgtactccaagcgctcgcgctgtttctgagacaaagtacaaacggattttccaatcattacaagcgatgtaagGCGTccagtagtcagtcccaagctgttgcagCCTGTTAGACACGATGTAgagcaaattgtgtcaatccaaatgtaagaaatgaggaaaataaaacgacctcagtataatggcgccaaagagacgttacagtatatacagcaattttaaaaaatacaataagtctctgtatgtgggctctgacgtcacagaaaattcccatgatgcaaagggtattacagttatttactgtaaagggaatttgcagtattacactgggtgatatacagtatataactgtggaaattacagaaatgtctaacagtgtactaTTTGGCTGAGATTTTGCCCAGTTATAGCTCATGTCTGTATTCCAGATCTGGGCCACACAAGGGCCGTAATTCTTTGTTGCATGTGGGCAGAGTGTAACTGCCTGTTTGGCCCAGAGCTGGGCCAGATGACAGTTGCTATGTGGGTTATTTGTTGTTATGGGTACTGATTACGTAGCTCATCTGTTTCT
The genomic region above belongs to Onychostoma macrolepis isolate SWU-2019 chromosome 01, ASM1243209v1, whole genome shotgun sequence and contains:
- the LOC131521866 gene encoding C-type lectin domain family 4 member E-like isoform X1, with the translated sequence MYGKTQEQNMEFEAFYESDEDTTGPRTLSYIQAKGKAIQCRGSRCLVLIAVGLGLICVLLLVFIILQNITITAERDLINSHKNTVEEFNQTINSLQDNYTDLMTEKHQLQNNKLELETRVNDLTAEKSQLQRDFDSLGQRNLDFERKVTTLSDELKKNVSKGGNQCSLDGLFVSKKAMSWSDSRKYCRDRGGDLVIINTEEKQRLMSSLVRLSERAWIGLSDRENEGNLTWVDNSTLKQGFWFEGEPNDEHGNEDCVEIMVFSSTLNNWNDLPCSEKRKGICEK
- the LOC131521866 gene encoding C-type lectin domain family 10 member A-like isoform X2, which gives rise to MYGKTQEQNMEFEAFYESDEDTTGPRTLSYIQAKGKAIQCRGSRCLVLIAVGLGLICVLLLVFIILQNITITAERDLINSHKNTVEEFNQTINSLQDNYTDLMTEKHQLQNNKLELETRVNDLTAEKSQLQRDFDSLGQRNLDFERKVTTLSDELKKNVSKGGNQCSLDGLFVSKKAMSWSDSRKYCRDRGGDLVIINTEEKQRLMSSLVRLSERAWIGLSDRENEGNLTWVDNSTLKQGICLFPGS